One Streptomyces sp. V4I8 genomic window carries:
- a CDS encoding N-acetyltransferase family protein, whose amino-acid sequence MIVTRLDEAQLLQRVADLADLLVDTVADGASVGFLAPLDRRAAMVWWKERAAAVAAGQMAVWAARDGGRTVGTVSLAFADKPNSRHRAELVKLMVHRDARGRGLGRSLLTTAEEAAIGAGITLLHLDTETDSPAERLYGSAGWTRAGVIPDYAASPDGVLRPTTIYYKHI is encoded by the coding sequence GTGATCGTGACGCGACTGGACGAGGCCCAACTGCTCCAGCGGGTCGCGGACTTGGCCGATCTGCTGGTGGACACGGTGGCGGACGGCGCCTCCGTCGGGTTCCTCGCACCCCTCGACCGTAGGGCGGCCATGGTCTGGTGGAAGGAACGCGCGGCCGCCGTGGCGGCCGGACAGATGGCCGTGTGGGCGGCACGCGATGGCGGGCGAACCGTCGGCACGGTCAGCCTGGCCTTCGCCGACAAACCCAACAGCCGGCACCGGGCGGAGCTGGTCAAGCTGATGGTGCACCGGGACGCGCGGGGGCGGGGCCTCGGCCGCAGCCTCCTGACGACCGCGGAAGAGGCGGCGATCGGCGCCGGGATCACCCTCCTCCACCTGGACACCGAGACCGACAGCCCCGCCGAGCGGCTGTACGGCTCGGCCGGCTGGACCCGGGCCGGAGTGATCCCCGACTACGCGGCGAGCCCGGACGGGGTCCTGCGGCCGACGACGATCTACTACAAGCACATCTGA
- a CDS encoding MmcQ/YjbR family DNA-binding protein — protein sequence MPDAEDVRRIALSLPDTTEKIAWSMPTFRVAGKMFATLPEEETSIAVRCPKEERDELVLAEPGKFWIADHEAQFAWVRARLAALEGEEELRDILADSWRQAAPTRLLDAYPELGRPTGE from the coding sequence ATGCCGGATGCCGAAGACGTACGCCGTATCGCCCTCTCTCTGCCGGACACGACGGAGAAGATCGCTTGGAGCATGCCCACCTTCCGGGTCGCGGGCAAGATGTTCGCCACGCTGCCCGAGGAGGAGACGTCCATCGCCGTGCGCTGCCCCAAGGAGGAGCGTGACGAACTGGTGCTGGCCGAGCCGGGGAAGTTCTGGATCGCCGACCATGAGGCGCAGTTCGCATGGGTGAGGGCCCGGCTCGCGGCGTTGGAGGGCGAGGAGGAACTGCGTGACATCCTCGCCGACTCCTGGCGTCAGGCGGCACCGACGAGGCTGCTGGACGCGTATCCGGAACTGGGGCGGCCGACGGGGGAGTGA
- a CDS encoding Ppx/GppA phosphatase family protein, whose amino-acid sequence MRQAGVLDVGCHSALLTVVRRRPGTVLESVFSRKVRLRLHETLDRKGRLEKAGMKSVERAVAEAVAADPRLRGPEVFAFATSVIRDAPNRDEVIARVARTTGTRLRVLTGEEEARLAYVAARQWAGPTAGQLLVLDIGGGTVEIASGTGDQPRVVNSLPLGARRITRDWLPGGTAPSRRRLDEVLQHLCESLEAVPGLPQAEPGGRVLACSKTFEQLARLAAAQSRTPRTRRRLTLPQLRTAVFLLADAAPSHRGKLPGISRHRAEQSLAGALIAQALMEACGAKSVEICPWSTREGLLLEHLGVAPTPAGRPRLVG is encoded by the coding sequence ATGCGGCAGGCAGGTGTGCTCGATGTCGGGTGCCACAGTGCTCTGCTGACGGTGGTGCGGCGGCGTCCGGGTACGGTGCTGGAATCGGTGTTCTCCCGCAAGGTGCGGCTGAGACTGCACGAGACCCTCGACCGCAAGGGGCGACTGGAGAAGGCCGGCATGAAGAGTGTCGAGCGGGCAGTGGCCGAGGCCGTCGCCGCGGACCCGCGTCTGCGTGGACCGGAGGTGTTCGCGTTCGCGACCTCCGTCATCCGGGACGCGCCCAACCGCGACGAGGTCATCGCGCGAGTGGCACGCACCACCGGCACCCGCCTGCGCGTGCTGACCGGCGAGGAGGAGGCACGGCTGGCCTACGTAGCCGCCCGCCAGTGGGCCGGCCCGACGGCCGGGCAGTTGCTGGTCCTGGATATCGGCGGCGGCACCGTGGAGATCGCCTCCGGCACCGGAGACCAGCCCCGCGTGGTCAACTCGCTGCCGCTGGGCGCCCGCAGGATCACCCGGGACTGGCTTCCCGGCGGCACCGCGCCGTCCCGACGCCGCCTCGACGAGGTCCTGCAGCACCTCTGCGAGTCTCTGGAAGCCGTCCCCGGTCTGCCGCAGGCCGAGCCGGGAGGGCGGGTACTGGCCTGCTCCAAGACCTTCGAACAGCTCGCCCGGCTCGCCGCCGCCCAGAGCAGGACACCGCGCACCAGGCGGCGGCTGACGCTGCCCCAACTGCGCACGGCAGTCTTCCTGCTGGCCGATGCGGCACCGTCCCACCGTGGCAAGCTGCCGGGCATCTCCCGGCACCGCGCCGAGCAGTCCCTGGCCGGAGCCTTGATCGCACAGGCCCTCATGGAAGCCTGCGGGGCCAAGAGCGTCGAAATCTGCCCCTGGTCCACCCGGGAAGGGCTACTGCTCGAACACCTCGGCGTGGCCCCCACCCCGGCCGGCCGCCCCCGCCTCGTCGGCTGA
- a CDS encoding helix-turn-helix domain-containing protein, producing MKSALDAGEPAESVDTRLGARLAELRAERGWSLGELAERSGVSRSTLSRAERAEISPTASLLNRLCHVYGRTMSQLLSEVEAEPALLVRAAEQPVWEDRSSGFVRRSVSPPHAGLRAEVVEGRLTTGADIAYDRPPVPGLEQHIWVLEGALDVTVQETEHHLDAGDCLRMRVWGATRFRCPGPGAVRYVLAVVLP from the coding sequence ATGAAATCTGCGCTGGATGCCGGTGAACCCGCCGAGTCCGTCGACACGCGCCTCGGCGCCCGCCTGGCCGAGTTGCGGGCCGAACGCGGCTGGTCCCTCGGTGAGCTGGCGGAGCGCAGCGGCGTGAGCCGGTCGACCCTGTCCCGCGCCGAGCGCGCGGAGATCAGCCCCACGGCCTCGCTGCTGAACCGCCTGTGCCATGTGTACGGCCGGACCATGTCCCAGCTGCTCAGCGAGGTCGAGGCCGAGCCCGCCCTGCTGGTGCGGGCCGCCGAGCAGCCGGTGTGGGAGGACCGTTCCTCCGGATTCGTACGAAGGTCCGTGTCACCGCCGCACGCGGGGCTGCGCGCCGAGGTCGTCGAAGGGCGGCTCACCACGGGCGCCGACATCGCGTACGACCGGCCGCCCGTGCCGGGGTTGGAGCAGCACATCTGGGTGCTGGAGGGAGCGCTCGACGTAACGGTCCAGGAGACCGAGCACCATCTGGACGCGGGGGACTGTCTGCGGATGCGGGTCTGGGGGGCCACGAGGTTCCGCTGTCCGGGACCGGGCGCGGTGCGGTACGTGCTGGCGGTGGTGCTGCCGTGA
- a CDS encoding LysR family transcriptional regulator, protein MIEARRLHILRAVADHRTVTAAAAALYLTPSAVSQQLTALEQETGHRLVERGAKGVRLTPAGEILLSHTNAVLAQLERAEAELAAYSSGAAGTVTVASFATGIALVVAPAVTRLAETAPGIRIRVQDAEGDASLPMVLDRQVDIAVAVEYRGAPPADDPRLAHVPLYAEPFDAVVPVRHRLADAPEVPLAELAKDPWIGPYPGNPCHDVVVLACENAGFQPRLEHSSDDFRAVVALASADAGVALVPRTALRGMDLTGVVVRPVDGVAPTRRVFAAVRRGAEEHPLIRPVLEALGEAAGE, encoded by the coding sequence ATGATCGAAGCGCGGCGGCTCCACATCCTCCGTGCGGTGGCCGACCACCGCACGGTCACGGCGGCTGCCGCCGCGCTGTACCTGACCCCCTCGGCGGTCTCCCAGCAGCTCACGGCCCTGGAACAGGAGACGGGCCACCGCCTCGTCGAGCGCGGCGCCAAGGGCGTACGGCTGACCCCGGCCGGTGAGATCCTGCTCAGCCACACCAACGCCGTCCTCGCCCAGCTGGAGCGGGCGGAAGCGGAACTGGCCGCGTACAGCTCGGGCGCGGCCGGCACGGTCACCGTCGCCTCCTTCGCGACCGGTATCGCCCTGGTCGTCGCGCCCGCCGTGACCCGCCTCGCCGAGACCGCCCCCGGCATCCGCATCCGCGTCCAGGACGCCGAGGGCGACGCCAGCCTGCCGATGGTGCTGGACCGGCAGGTCGACATCGCGGTGGCCGTCGAGTACCGGGGGGCGCCGCCCGCCGACGACCCCCGCCTGGCGCACGTACCGCTGTACGCCGAGCCGTTCGACGCGGTCGTCCCCGTGCGCCACCGGCTGGCCGACGCACCCGAGGTTCCCCTCGCGGAGCTGGCCAAGGACCCGTGGATCGGGCCGTACCCCGGCAACCCCTGCCACGATGTGGTCGTCCTGGCCTGCGAGAACGCCGGTTTCCAGCCTCGTCTCGAACACTCCTCGGACGACTTCCGCGCGGTCGTCGCCCTCGCCTCGGCGGACGCGGGCGTGGCGCTCGTACCGCGCACGGCGCTGCGCGGCATGGACCTCACCGGGGTCGTCGTCCGGCCCGTGGACGGGGTGGCGCCCACGCGCCGGGTGTTCGCGGCCGTACGGCGAGGCGCAGAGGAGCATCCGTTGATCCGGCCGGTGCTGGAGGCGCTGGGGGAGGCTGCGGGGGAGTGA
- a CDS encoding DUF6243 family protein — protein sequence MSKNINNPVGMGGGKRKKLSRAERQNNGPHRNLDRQGAADQKAELVRKMREKAGAAEGAGQTGDDTAQS from the coding sequence GTGAGCAAGAACATCAACAACCCCGTGGGCATGGGCGGCGGCAAGCGCAAGAAGCTGTCCCGCGCCGAACGGCAGAACAACGGTCCGCACCGCAACCTCGACCGCCAGGGTGCCGCCGACCAGAAGGCGGAGCTGGTGCGCAAGATGCGCGAGAAGGCAGGCGCAGCCGAGGGCGCCGGGCAGACGGGCGACGACACCGCACAGAGCTGA
- a CDS encoding YfbM family protein, with translation MGVSISFVSATTEELDRAEKDPSWAGQFVCDLYGADTYPMPGRLYGGPDRSFAGLQFLFDEAEMSLEFVMDGFQILEDGTLFGWTAEQIGSVARELRATSWETLAAHYDPERMAKEDVYPNMWRFDPEGRRDGLEGAYDGLVAFFGEAADRGLGAFMNFSF, from the coding sequence ATGGGCGTGAGCATCTCGTTCGTCAGCGCGACGACGGAGGAGCTGGACAGAGCGGAGAAGGACCCGAGTTGGGCCGGTCAGTTCGTCTGTGACCTGTACGGCGCAGACACCTACCCGATGCCCGGTCGCCTCTACGGCGGCCCCGACAGGTCGTTCGCCGGCCTCCAGTTCCTCTTCGACGAGGCCGAGATGTCACTCGAGTTCGTGATGGACGGGTTCCAGATCCTGGAGGACGGCACCCTGTTCGGGTGGACCGCGGAGCAGATCGGCAGCGTGGCCCGGGAACTGCGGGCGACCTCGTGGGAGACCTTGGCGGCCCACTACGACCCGGAGCGGATGGCGAAGGAGGACGTGTACCCCAACATGTGGAGGTTCGACCCCGAGGGGCGGCGGGACGGGCTCGAAGGCGCCTACGACGGGCTTGTCGCGTTCTTCGGAGAAGCGGCTGACCGCGGACTCGGGGCGTTCATGAACTTCAGCTTCTAG
- a CDS encoding ribonuclease J, whose product MSHPHPELKAAPPLPEGGLRVVALGGLGEIGRNMTVFEHAGKLLIVDCGVLFPEETQPGVDVILPDFTSIRDRLEDIVAVVLTHGHEDHIGGVPYLLRERSDIPVVGSKLTLAFLEAKLKEHGIRPRTVRVREGDRRGFGPFDCEFVAVNHSIPDSLAVAIRTRAGMVLHTGDFKMDQFPLDDRITDLRAFARLGEEGVDLFLTDSTNAEVPGFTTSERELNPAIEQVMRTAPRRVIVSSFASHVHRIQQVLDAAHQHGRKVAFVGRSMVRNMGIARDLGYLKVPSGLVVSTKELEKLPDHKITLVCTGSQGEPMAALSRMANRDHMIRIGKGDTVLLASSLIPGNENAIYRVINGLTRWGAHVVHKGNAKVHVSGHASAGELVYCYNIVKPRNVMPVHGEWRHLRANGDLAIRTGLDPDRVVIAEDGVVVDLVDGRASITGKVPAGNVYVDGMEVGGATEASLKDRLTLAAEGVVTVVAIVDADTGALAEAPDFLARGFVHDDTTFEPVIPVIEKTLATAAEEGVGDAHQLEQLVARAVANWAFRTHRRKPLIIPVIIDA is encoded by the coding sequence ATCGTCGACTGCGGCGTGCTGTTCCCCGAGGAGACCCAGCCCGGCGTGGACGTCATCCTGCCGGACTTCACCTCGATCCGGGACCGGCTGGAGGACATCGTGGCCGTGGTCCTCACCCACGGCCACGAGGACCACATCGGCGGCGTGCCGTACCTGCTGCGCGAGCGGTCCGACATTCCCGTCGTCGGCTCCAAGCTGACGCTGGCGTTCCTGGAGGCCAAGCTCAAGGAACACGGCATCCGGCCGCGCACGGTGCGGGTGCGGGAGGGCGACCGGCGCGGCTTCGGGCCCTTCGACTGCGAGTTCGTCGCGGTCAACCACTCCATCCCGGACAGCCTCGCGGTCGCGATCCGCACCCGGGCCGGGATGGTGCTGCACACCGGCGACTTCAAGATGGACCAGTTCCCTCTCGACGACCGCATCACCGATCTGCGCGCCTTCGCCCGCCTCGGCGAGGAGGGCGTGGACCTGTTCCTCACCGACTCCACCAACGCCGAAGTCCCCGGCTTCACCACCTCCGAGCGTGAACTGAACCCGGCGATCGAACAGGTGATGCGCACCGCGCCGCGCCGGGTCATCGTCTCCAGCTTCGCCAGCCATGTGCACCGCATCCAGCAGGTCCTGGACGCCGCCCACCAGCACGGCCGCAAGGTCGCCTTCGTCGGCCGGTCGATGGTCCGCAACATGGGCATCGCCCGCGACCTGGGCTACCTGAAGGTCCCCTCCGGTCTGGTCGTGAGCACGAAGGAGCTGGAGAAGCTCCCCGACCACAAGATCACTCTGGTGTGCACCGGCTCCCAGGGCGAACCGATGGCCGCGCTGTCACGAATGGCCAACCGCGACCACATGATCCGCATCGGCAAGGGCGACACCGTCCTGCTCGCCAGCTCCCTCATCCCCGGCAACGAAAACGCCATCTACCGCGTGATCAACGGACTCACCCGGTGGGGCGCCCACGTGGTCCACAAGGGCAACGCCAAGGTGCACGTCTCCGGGCACGCCAGCGCCGGCGAACTCGTCTACTGCTACAACATCGTCAAACCCCGCAACGTCATGCCCGTACACGGCGAATGGCGCCACCTGCGGGCCAACGGCGACCTCGCCATCCGTACCGGCCTCGACCCCGACCGAGTCGTCATCGCCGAGGACGGCGTCGTCGTCGACCTCGTCGACGGCCGCGCGTCCATCACCGGCAAGGTCCCCGCCGGCAACGTCTACGTGGACGGCATGGAAGTCGGCGGCGCCACCGAAGCCTCCCTCAAGGACCGCCTCACCCTCGCCGCCGAAGGCGTGGTCACGGTCGTGGCGATCGTCGACGCGGACACCGGCGCCCTCGCCGAGGCCCCCGACTTCCTCGCCCGCGGCTTCGTCCACGACGACACCACCTTCGAGCCCGTCATCCCCGTCATCGAGAAGACCCTGGCCACCGCGGCCGAGGAAGGCGTCGGGGACGCGCACCAACTCGAACAACTCGTCGCACGCGCCGTGGCGAACTGGGCGTTCCGCACCCACCGCCGCAAGCCCCTCATCATCCCCGTCATCATCGACGCCTGA